One Mangrovimonas cancribranchiae DNA segment encodes these proteins:
- a CDS encoding ABC transporter permease: protein MFDIDLWREIFQSINKNRTRSLLSGFTVAFAILLFAILFGIANGLKNTFKEAFGTDANNSIIIFPGKTTKPYKGLQSGRLIQFKNEDRDYILDEFGDNVQYITSKVNRTASVAYKGEKNTYEVRGVYPEYMFIENNKVKDGRYINQSDVTNRTKIVVIGQTVEDDLFKRENPIGKYINIGGIQYKIAGVFTDDEGDSEERVIYMPISTTQFVYGNNDYVDLMHLTYNPEMNSDEALAFGNTIESKLKQRFSVARNDQRAIRIFNMAQGTKQVDIMTSSLTVIILVIGFGTLIAGIVGISNIMIFIVKERTKEIGIRKALGASPRSIISIILLESIIITAIAGYVGLLLGVGVLELAAPSLETYFIKDPGVSNSLVVGATITLIVAGAIAGYLPAKKASQIKPIVALRND from the coding sequence ATGTTTGATATAGATCTTTGGCGCGAAATATTTCAAAGTATTAATAAAAATAGAACCAGAAGTTTGCTATCTGGTTTTACCGTGGCCTTTGCTATATTGTTATTTGCCATACTTTTCGGTATAGCAAATGGGCTAAAAAACACCTTTAAAGAAGCTTTTGGTACCGATGCCAATAACTCCATTATAATTTTTCCAGGAAAAACAACCAAGCCTTATAAAGGTCTTCAGTCAGGAAGACTCATACAATTTAAAAATGAAGATCGCGATTACATTTTAGATGAATTCGGAGACAATGTTCAATATATAACCTCTAAAGTAAATCGTACAGCAAGCGTTGCTTACAAAGGCGAAAAAAATACTTACGAAGTTCGAGGCGTATATCCCGAATATATGTTCATCGAAAATAATAAAGTAAAAGATGGTCGCTACATCAACCAAAGCGATGTTACAAATAGAACTAAAATTGTTGTCATTGGTCAGACTGTAGAAGACGATTTATTTAAAAGAGAAAATCCCATAGGGAAGTATATTAACATAGGCGGCATTCAATATAAAATAGCAGGTGTTTTTACCGATGATGAAGGCGATAGTGAAGAACGAGTTATTTACATGCCTATTAGTACCACACAGTTTGTTTATGGTAATAACGATTATGTTGATTTAATGCATTTAACATATAACCCTGAAATGAATTCAGATGAAGCATTAGCCTTTGGAAATACCATTGAAAGTAAATTAAAACAGCGTTTTTCTGTGGCAAGAAACGATCAACGTGCGATTCGTATTTTTAATATGGCTCAAGGCACTAAGCAAGTCGATATCATGACTAGTAGTTTAACCGTAATTATTTTAGTTATTGGTTTTGGTACACTTATAGCCGGTATTGTAGGGATAAGTAATATCATGATTTTTATTGTAAAAGAGCGTACTAAAGAAATTGGTATTCGAAAAGCCTTAGGAGCTTCACCACGGTCTATTATATCAATTATTTTATTAGAATCTATAATAATTACGGCCATAGCGGGATATGTTGGTCTGCTATTAGGAGTTGGTGTTTTAGAACTGGCTGCACCAAGTTTAGAAACGTATTTTATAAAAGATCCAGGCGTAAGCAATAGTTTAGTGGTTGGTGCCACAATTACGCTTATTGTAGCAGGTGCAATTGCTGGATATTTACCAGCAAAAAAAGCGTCACAAATAAAACCTATTGTAGCTTTAAGAAACGATTAA
- a CDS encoding ABC transporter ATP-binding protein, which yields MLQIKNLHKSYPIGDSSLHVLKGIDLSVTDGEMVAIMGSSGSGKSTLLNIIGMLDEADSGEYVLDDVPIKNLTEKKAAIYRNKFLGFIFQSFNLINYKNALENVALPLYYQGLKRKERQEKALFHLEKVGLKEWAHHLPNELSGGQKQRVAIARALAANPKLLLADEPTGALDTKTSYEIMAFIQHLNDEGKTILMVTHEEDIANMCKRIVRLKDGVIMEDTKVDQVRAEQYV from the coding sequence ATGTTACAAATTAAAAATCTTCATAAATCCTATCCAATAGGAGATTCTAGTTTACATGTTTTAAAAGGCATAGATCTTTCTGTAACTGACGGCGAAATGGTCGCTATTATGGGGTCATCGGGTTCTGGGAAATCTACACTTTTAAATATTATAGGTATGCTAGACGAAGCTGATTCTGGTGAATATGTATTGGATGATGTTCCTATTAAAAACCTCACCGAGAAAAAAGCCGCTATCTATCGTAATAAGTTTTTAGGGTTTATTTTTCAATCTTTCAATCTTATAAACTATAAAAACGCTTTAGAAAATGTAGCCTTGCCGCTATACTATCAAGGTTTAAAACGTAAAGAACGTCAAGAGAAAGCCTTATTTCATTTAGAAAAAGTAGGCTTAAAAGAATGGGCACATCATTTACCAAACGAACTTTCTGGTGGGCAAAAACAACGTGTTGCTATAGCAAGAGCCTTGGCAGCAAACCCTAAACTCCTTTTAGCCGATGAGCCGACAGGAGCCTTAGATACCAAAACATCGTATGAAATTATGGCTTTTATTCAGCATTTAAACGATGAAGGTAAAACCATACTAATGGTAACCCATGAAGAGGATATTGCTAATATGTGTAAACGTATTGTACGACTTAAAGATGGTGTTATTATGGAAGATACTAAAGTAGATCAAGTAAGAGCAGAGCAGTATGTTTGA